One segment of Nostoc flagelliforme CCNUN1 DNA contains the following:
- the gmk gene encoding guanylate kinase, translated as MMPVLPIQSIATTEERLHLGRLIILTGPSGVGKGTLMRSLLERHPELYYSVSVTTRSPRSGEIDGENYYFISRSKFEQLVAEGEFLEWAEFAGNYYGTPREAVLNQIHFGKLVVLEIELEGARQIRASFPSALSIFILPPSFDELEKRIRSRAQDSEEAITRRLLRAQEEIQAADEFDIQIVNDDFETALNDIETVLFK; from the coding sequence ATGATGCCAGTTTTACCCATCCAGAGTATTGCTACTACCGAAGAACGCTTACATTTAGGCAGGTTGATTATCTTAACTGGCCCCAGTGGTGTCGGTAAAGGCACTTTAATGCGATCGCTCCTAGAGCGTCATCCGGAATTATATTATTCCGTATCCGTGACCACTCGTTCTCCCCGTTCAGGAGAAATAGATGGCGAAAATTATTACTTTATCAGTCGCAGTAAGTTTGAACAATTAGTTGCTGAAGGTGAATTTTTAGAATGGGCAGAATTTGCTGGGAACTATTATGGCACTCCCCGTGAAGCTGTGCTTAACCAAATTCACTTTGGCAAGTTGGTGGTGCTAGAAATTGAGCTAGAAGGGGCAAGACAAATTCGTGCTTCCTTTCCTAGTGCCCTGAGCATTTTTATCTTACCGCCTTCTTTTGATGAATTAGAGAAACGAATACGCTCTCGTGCCCAAGACTCTGAAGAAGCGATCACCCGTCGTCTACTCCGTGCCCAAGAAGAAATTCAAGCCGCAGATGAATTTGATATTCAAATCGTTAATGACGATTTTGAAACTGCTTTAAATGACATTGAAACGGTTTTGTTTAAATAA
- a CDS encoding DUF1825 family protein: protein MGFFDSEIIQQEAKQLFEDYQALIKLGNNYGKFDRDGKKLFIEQMEAMMDRYRIFMKRFELSEDFMAQMTVEQLKTQLGQFGVTPQQMFDQMHLTLERMKAELEKQV, encoded by the coding sequence ATGGGATTCTTCGATTCTGAGATAATTCAGCAAGAAGCAAAACAGCTGTTTGAGGATTATCAAGCGCTAATCAAGCTTGGTAATAACTACGGCAAATTTGACCGCGATGGCAAAAAGCTATTTATTGAGCAAATGGAAGCCATGATGGATCGGTATCGCATCTTTATGAAGCGCTTCGAGCTATCAGAAGATTTCATGGCACAAATGACAGTAGAACAACTGAAAACACAATTAGGTCAGTTCGGTGTCACCCCGCAACAAATGTTTGACCAAATGCACCTCACTTTAGAACGGATGAAAGCCGAGCTAGAAAAACAGGTATAG
- a CDS encoding Photosystem I reaction center subunit III, translating into MRRLFALILAICLWFNFASPAKALGANLTPCKDNPAFQQLAANARNTTADPESGRKRFERYSQELCGPEGYPHLIVDGRLDHAGDFLIPSILFLYIAGWIGWVGRAYLQAVKKDPNTEQKEIQIDLGLALPIIASGFTWPVAALQEFLSGKLTAKDTEIPISPR; encoded by the coding sequence ATGCGACGATTGTTTGCTTTGATTTTAGCGATTTGTCTTTGGTTCAATTTTGCCTCCCCAGCAAAAGCTTTAGGGGCTAATTTGACACCGTGCAAGGATAATCCCGCTTTTCAACAGCTAGCTGCTAATGCCCGTAATACCACCGCCGATCCCGAATCTGGGAGAAAGCGGTTTGAGCGTTATTCTCAGGAGCTGTGTGGCCCTGAGGGTTATCCTCACTTAATTGTTGATGGCCGTCTAGATCATGCTGGTGACTTTTTGATCCCCAGCATTCTGTTTCTATATATTGCTGGTTGGATTGGCTGGGTAGGTCGTGCCTATCTGCAAGCGGTCAAAAAAGATCCGAACACTGAACAAAAAGAAATCCAAATCGATCTTGGTTTGGCATTACCCATAATAGCGTCAGGCTTTACTTGGCCAGTAGCAGCACTCCAAGAGTTTCTGTCTGGAAAATTAACAGCCAAGGATACAGAAATCCCCATTTCCCCACGCTAA
- the tyrS gene encoding tyrosine--tRNA ligase, with the protein MTQDFAWLRRGVVEVFPQPVDVNSESLEKRLLTTNQPLRIKLGIDPTGTDIHLGHSIPVRKLRAFQDAGHIAVLIIGDFTARIGDPTGKSEVRRQLTEADVAQNAQTYLDQVRPILDFDTPGRLEVRYNSEWLSGLNLEKILELLSTMTVGQMLAKEGFADRYRKENPIFIHEFLYPLMQGFDSVAVEADVELGGTDQKFNIGVGRDLQRHFGQKPQFGMLMPILIGTDGVQKMSKSLGNYIGLSEHPGQKYQKLQGVPDNLLEQYFELLTDLPLDNLPENPRDRQTLLAWEVVKQYHGEQAAQETKEAAQSGGKEGAVPEFSLAEVSHPAKLAYILNVTGLCKSTGEGKRKIQEGGVRLDGDRITDVDTTFASVAELQGKVLQVGKNKFVRLVP; encoded by the coding sequence ATGACGCAAGATTTTGCTTGGCTGCGTCGTGGTGTGGTAGAAGTTTTCCCACAACCAGTTGATGTTAACAGTGAAAGTCTAGAAAAGCGCTTGTTAACTACAAACCAACCTTTGAGGATCAAATTGGGTATTGATCCTACAGGTACTGATATTCATCTTGGTCATAGCATACCAGTACGGAAACTGCGAGCGTTTCAAGATGCAGGCCATATAGCAGTTCTGATTATTGGCGATTTTACAGCACGTATTGGTGATCCGACAGGTAAATCTGAAGTGCGTCGTCAGCTTACAGAAGCAGATGTAGCCCAAAATGCTCAGACTTATCTTGACCAAGTACGTCCTATCTTGGATTTTGACACACCAGGAAGGTTAGAGGTGCGTTATAACTCCGAATGGCTTTCTGGGCTAAACTTAGAGAAAATTTTGGAGTTACTCTCCACGATGACGGTGGGGCAGATGTTGGCTAAGGAAGGATTTGCCGATCGCTATAGAAAAGAGAATCCAATTTTTATCCATGAGTTCCTGTACCCGTTAATGCAAGGTTTTGATTCCGTTGCCGTTGAGGCAGATGTGGAATTAGGAGGAACTGATCAAAAATTTAACATTGGTGTGGGCAGAGATTTGCAACGCCATTTTGGTCAAAAGCCACAGTTTGGAATGCTAATGCCGATTTTGATTGGCACGGATGGGGTGCAAAAAATGTCCAAGTCTTTGGGTAATTATATTGGCTTATCAGAACATCCAGGGCAAAAATATCAGAAGTTACAAGGAGTTCCAGATAATCTCCTAGAACAGTATTTTGAACTGCTGACGGATTTACCTTTGGATAATCTGCCAGAAAATCCCCGCGATCGCCAGACACTTTTAGCATGGGAAGTTGTTAAACAGTACCACGGCGAACAAGCAGCCCAAGAGACTAAAGAAGCCGCCCAAAGCGGTGGAAAGGAAGGTGCAGTTCCAGAATTCTCTCTAGCTGAGGTATCGCATCCCGCTAAGTTAGCCTATATTCTCAACGTCACTGGCTTATGCAAAAGTACGGGTGAAGGTAAGCGGAAAATTCAAGAAGGTGGAGTGCGCTTAGATGGCGATCGCATTACCGATGTTGATACTACTTTTGCTTCTGTTGCTGAATTACAAGGTAAGGTTTTACAAGTTGGGAAAAATAAGTTTGTGCGTTTAGTGCCTTAA
- a CDS encoding photosystem I reaction center protein subunit XI: MAQAVDASKNLPSDPRNREVVFPAFRDQQLGNLETPINASPLSKWFINNLPAYRPGITPSRRALEIGMAHGYWIFGPFAKLGPLRDTANANLAGLLATIGLIVILTAGLSLYANSNPPKALASVTVPNPPIDAFNSKESWNNFASSFLIGGIGGAVVAYFLTSNLGVIQGLFG, encoded by the coding sequence ATGGCACAAGCAGTAGATGCATCAAAAAATCTCCCTAGTGATCCCAGAAATCGGGAAGTTGTTTTTCCCGCATTCCGCGATCAGCAACTGGGCAACCTAGAAACCCCGATTAATGCTTCTCCCTTGAGCAAGTGGTTCATTAATAACTTGCCAGCTTATCGTCCTGGTATTACTCCTTCCAGACGCGCGCTAGAAATTGGTATGGCTCATGGTTACTGGATATTTGGCCCCTTTGCCAAATTGGGCCCACTGCGGGATACAGCTAATGCAAACTTAGCTGGGTTATTGGCAACCATTGGTTTGATTGTTATTCTTACGGCGGGACTATCCCTCTATGCGAATAGCAATCCTCCGAAAGCGCTTGCCAGTGTTACTGTACCCAACCCTCCAATAGATGCTTTTAATTCTAAAGAAAGCTGGAACAATTTTGCCAGTTCTTTCTTAATTGGTGGTATTGGTGGTGCAGTAGTTGCTTACTTTTTGACTAGCAATCTGGGAGTAATTCAAGGTTTATTTGGTTAA
- the pyrF gene encoding orotidine-5'-phosphate decarboxylase yields the protein MGNREQVEQRVIVALDVPDEQAAIALIDQLPQVVWWKVGLELFTSIGPKILEVLKSRQKRIFLDLKFDDIPNTVAGACRSAATYGVDLLTIHATAGRDALKAATEAAQEGAAKAGVQPPKLIAITLLTSISARQLAFDLKIPLELPEYALEMALLAQESGLDGVVCSPQEAAQLRQTCGNDFLLVCPGVRPTWADKGDQKRSLTPAQAIIAGADYLVIGRPITTATEPELAWKRISEELTTVT from the coding sequence ATGGGGAATAGGGAACAGGTAGAACAACGAGTTATTGTGGCTTTGGATGTCCCGGATGAACAAGCTGCGATCGCTCTTATAGATCAGCTACCGCAAGTCGTTTGGTGGAAAGTCGGTTTAGAGTTGTTTACCAGCATCGGTCCGAAAATTCTGGAAGTGTTAAAGTCTCGGCAAAAGCGCATTTTCTTGGATTTAAAGTTTGATGATATCCCCAATACCGTTGCTGGTGCTTGCCGGAGTGCAGCTACATACGGAGTGGATTTACTGACAATTCATGCTACTGCTGGTAGAGATGCCCTGAAAGCCGCAACTGAGGCGGCACAGGAAGGGGCTGCAAAAGCAGGTGTACAACCACCAAAGTTAATTGCGATTACTTTGCTAACGAGCATTTCTGCTAGGCAATTGGCATTTGATTTAAAAATACCCTTAGAATTGCCAGAATATGCTCTAGAAATGGCCCTGCTGGCTCAAGAATCTGGTTTGGATGGGGTAGTTTGTTCGCCTCAAGAGGCGGCACAGCTACGACAAACTTGTGGAAATGACTTTTTGCTAGTTTGTCCGGGGGTTAGACCAACTTGGGCAGATAAAGGCGATCAAAAGCGATCGCTCACCCCAGCACAAGCAATTATTGCTGGTGCAGATTATCTGGTGATTGGGCGTCCCATTACTACTGCTACTGAGCCGGAGTTAGCCTGGAAGAGGATTTCTGAGGAGTTAACCACGGTGACATGA
- a CDS encoding alpha/beta fold hydrolase, with protein sequence MATIEILGVPHAYELTAPTSCPDALVFIHSWLNSRGYWQPVISRLSDDLQCLSYDLRGFGESQSQVKTDFSRAEMSLSLTPISSSALGSTIDSVYTPVAYAQDLAILLKQLNINSAWLIGHSLGGTIALWGANQIPECVKGVICINAGGGIYLKEAFEQFRSAGQKFLQVRPRWLSQVPLIDLLFTRASVARPLGRYWARQRVIDFVVADPEAALGSLLDSTTEEEINRLPELVSQLKQPVYFLAGAEDKVMEPKYVRHLASFHRLFQYCGDNVLEIPNCGHLAMLEQPDAVAEHIRAIVIGHRA encoded by the coding sequence ATGGCAACTATCGAAATCTTGGGCGTTCCACACGCATACGAGCTAACGGCTCCCACTTCCTGCCCCGATGCTTTAGTATTTATCCACAGTTGGCTCAATAGCCGTGGATATTGGCAACCTGTGATTTCCCGCCTATCAGATGATTTGCAGTGCCTTTCCTATGATTTGCGGGGTTTTGGTGAATCCCAGTCTCAGGTAAAAACCGATTTTAGTCGGGCAGAAATGTCTTTGAGCCTGACGCCCATCTCCAGTAGTGCGCTTGGCTCAACAATCGATTCTGTTTATACTCCTGTTGCTTATGCTCAGGATTTAGCAATTCTCCTGAAACAGCTGAATATTAACAGTGCTTGGCTCATAGGTCACTCTTTGGGAGGCACGATCGCTCTTTGGGGAGCAAATCAAATACCTGAGTGTGTTAAGGGAGTAATCTGTATCAACGCTGGCGGTGGTATTTACCTCAAAGAAGCTTTTGAGCAGTTTCGCTCGGCGGGTCAGAAATTTTTGCAAGTTCGCCCGCGCTGGCTGTCCCAAGTACCTTTGATTGATTTGCTGTTTACCAGAGCCAGTGTCGCTCGTCCTTTGGGGCGCTATTGGGCACGTCAACGGGTAATAGATTTTGTTGTGGCTGACCCAGAAGCAGCTTTGGGAAGTCTGTTAGACTCTACAACCGAAGAAGAAATCAATCGTTTACCTGAACTAGTATCCCAATTGAAACAGCCAGTTTATTTTTTGGCTGGTGCCGAAGATAAGGTTATGGAACCTAAGTATGTACGCCATTTAGCTAGCTTTCACAGACTGTTCCAATATTGTGGTGACAATGTTTTGGAAATTCCTAATTGCGGACACCTGGCTATGTTGGAACAGCCGGATGCTGTAGCTGAACACATCCGAGCAATAGTTATAGGGCATAGGGCATAG
- a CDS encoding transglycosylase domain-containing protein has product MSSSRTFEDKQPQRRASSGFEFLKGVGQVAGGTLLSITMLASSIVAGGLVGLAISFRNLPDVRQLRNFFPSETTYIYDVKGKLLTSIHGEANREVVPLDRISPNLKRAVLASEDSHFYDHHGINPTGVGRAVVVNAVAGGVKEGGSTVTMQLVKNLFLSRKRAFTRKLAEGVLAIRLEQILTKDQILEMYLNQVYWGHNNYGVQTAARSYFNKSAEYLSLGESAMMAGLIQAPEEFSPFASMKLAKQTQKEVLGRMLKLNWINQSEYDNALKQEIKLGRIKSFQGSALPYITNTVAQELAKKFGRETLLKGGMRVQTTVDAKFQIMAEETVVKWHKSLLGQGLSKNQIALVAIDPRTHFIKALVGGVDPKTSEFNRATQSQRQPGSSFKPFVYYTAFATGKYGPDSTVVDAPVSYRDGDGWYFPRNYDGGFSGAMSIRTALAQSRNIPVIKIGKAVGMNKVIEICRKLGIMSPMEPVSSLPLGAIGVTPLEMASAYATFANYGWQSPPTVIARVTDSSGNVLLDNTPKPDPVLDPWASAAIIDVMRTVVTNGTGKGAAIARPSAGKTGTTSSEKDIWYVGTVPQLTTAVWVGRDDNRQLASRATGGGMVAPIWKDFMEKALKNVPVENFKPPSQFSRPKSQ; this is encoded by the coding sequence GTGTCGTCTTCTAGGACTTTTGAAGATAAACAGCCACAACGTCGGGCTTCATCAGGTTTTGAGTTTTTGAAAGGAGTCGGTCAGGTAGCTGGCGGTACTCTCCTCTCAATCACCATGCTGGCAAGTTCCATTGTAGCCGGAGGACTGGTTGGTTTAGCCATCAGTTTCCGTAATTTGCCAGATGTGAGACAGCTACGTAACTTCTTTCCCTCAGAAACAACTTACATCTATGACGTTAAGGGTAAACTTTTAACGAGTATCCACGGGGAAGCCAACCGGGAAGTCGTACCCCTGGATAGAATTTCCCCGAATTTAAAACGGGCGGTATTAGCAAGTGAAGATAGCCACTTCTACGATCACCACGGTATCAACCCCACTGGTGTTGGGCGTGCTGTAGTAGTTAACGCTGTAGCAGGTGGAGTCAAAGAGGGTGGCTCTACTGTTACTATGCAATTGGTAAAAAACCTATTTTTGTCTCGTAAGCGTGCCTTTACCCGCAAGTTAGCGGAGGGGGTGCTGGCAATTCGGTTAGAGCAAATTCTCACTAAAGACCAAATTTTAGAAATGTACCTCAATCAAGTTTATTGGGGTCATAACAATTATGGTGTACAAACGGCAGCCCGCAGTTACTTTAATAAGTCAGCAGAATATTTAAGCTTGGGTGAGTCAGCAATGATGGCGGGTTTGATCCAAGCACCAGAAGAATTCAGCCCGTTTGCGAGTATGAAGCTGGCAAAACAGACACAAAAAGAAGTGTTGGGACGGATGCTGAAATTGAATTGGATCAACCAGTCAGAGTACGACAATGCCCTTAAACAAGAAATCAAACTTGGTAGAATCAAATCCTTTCAAGGTAGTGCCCTACCTTATATAACCAATACCGTAGCGCAAGAGTTAGCTAAAAAGTTTGGGCGTGAAACACTGCTCAAAGGTGGAATGCGGGTGCAAACTACAGTTGATGCCAAGTTCCAAATCATGGCAGAGGAAACTGTCGTTAAGTGGCATAAATCACTCCTTGGGCAGGGATTATCTAAGAATCAAATCGCCTTGGTGGCAATTGATCCGCGCACGCATTTTATTAAAGCACTGGTGGGTGGTGTAGATCCTAAAACCAGTGAATTCAATCGTGCAACTCAATCTCAACGTCAGCCTGGATCTTCCTTTAAACCGTTTGTATACTATACTGCTTTTGCTACTGGTAAGTATGGCCCAGACTCAACGGTGGTAGATGCCCCAGTCAGTTATCGAGATGGTGACGGTTGGTACTTTCCCAGAAATTATGATGGGGGTTTTAGCGGAGCTATGTCAATCCGCACAGCTTTAGCCCAGTCACGCAACATTCCTGTGATCAAAATTGGTAAAGCTGTGGGGATGAATAAAGTCATAGAAATCTGCCGTAAGTTGGGCATTATGAGTCCAATGGAACCTGTTAGCTCTCTGCCTCTGGGTGCTATTGGTGTTACTCCCTTGGAAATGGCTAGTGCCTATGCTACCTTTGCTAATTATGGCTGGCAGTCCCCACCCACTGTAATTGCCCGTGTCACCGATAGTAGTGGTAACGTGTTATTAGATAACACCCCTAAACCCGATCCAGTTTTAGACCCTTGGGCATCGGCAGCTATTATCGATGTGATGCGAACGGTAGTTACTAATGGTACAGGTAAAGGTGCTGCAATTGCTCGTCCAAGTGCTGGGAAGACAGGTACAACTTCTTCAGAAAAAGATATTTGGTATGTTGGCACTGTGCCACAACTAACCACTGCTGTTTGGGTAGGGAGGGACGACAACAGACAATTAGCTAGCCGTGCTACGGGTGGCGGTATGGTTGCTCCCATCTGGAAAGATTTTATGGAGAAGGCACTTAAGAATGTACCAGTAGAAAACTTCAAACCACCTTCTCAGTTTTCTCGGCCCAAGTCTCAATAA
- the remA gene encoding extracellular matrix/biofilm regulator RemA — protein MEIQLINIGFGNIVSANRVVAIVSPESAPIKRIITDARDRGQLIDATYGRRTRAVIITDSSHVILSAIQPETVANRFVISREHQTVDN, from the coding sequence ATGGAGATTCAGTTAATTAATATCGGTTTTGGTAACATTGTGTCTGCCAATCGAGTAGTTGCCATTGTCAGTCCAGAGTCTGCCCCGATTAAGCGGATTATTACCGATGCACGGGATAGGGGTCAACTGATTGATGCAACTTACGGTCGGCGGACTAGAGCTGTAATTATCACCGATTCCAGCCACGTAATTCTCTCAGCGATTCAGCCGGAAACGGTAGCGAATCGCTTTGTGATTTCCCGCGAGCATCAAACTGTAGATAATTGA
- the tsaD gene encoding tRNA (adenosine(37)-N6)-threonylcarbamoyltransferase complex transferase subunit TsaD: MATVLAIETSCDETAVAIVNNRKVCSSIVASQIPVHQQYGGVVPEVASREHLETINVAIAQALEQAQLDWEKIDAIAATSAPGLVGALLVGLTAAKTLAMVHNKPFLGVHHLEGHIYATYLSEPSLNPPFLSLLVSGGHTSLIYVKDCGKYETLGQTRDDAAGEAFDKVARLLKLGYPGGPVIDKLAQQGNPQAFALPEGKVSLPGGGFHRYDASFSGLKTAVLRLVQQLEKDGRQVPVADVAASFQETVARSLTKRAIACALDYGLDTIAIGGGVAANSGLRKNLQAAAVEHNLRVLFPPLKFCTDNAAMIGCAAAEHLSRGHTSTLTLGVESRLALTQVMKLYQPVE; the protein is encoded by the coding sequence ATGGCAACCGTTTTAGCAATAGAAACCAGTTGTGATGAAACAGCAGTCGCAATTGTTAACAATCGTAAAGTTTGTAGCAGTATTGTAGCCTCGCAAATTCCAGTCCATCAGCAGTATGGCGGGGTAGTGCCAGAAGTAGCGTCTCGTGAACACTTGGAAACGATAAATGTTGCGATCGCTCAAGCCTTAGAGCAAGCCCAACTAGACTGGGAGAAAATTGACGCAATTGCTGCCACTTCTGCCCCTGGACTTGTAGGAGCGCTGTTGGTAGGGTTAACTGCTGCCAAAACCCTGGCAATGGTACACAACAAACCATTTTTGGGAGTTCATCACCTTGAAGGTCACATTTACGCAACTTATTTGAGCGAACCAAGTTTAAATCCCCCTTTCTTGAGTTTATTAGTTTCTGGCGGACATACAAGCTTGATTTATGTCAAAGATTGTGGTAAATACGAAACGCTAGGACAAACTCGTGATGATGCTGCGGGTGAAGCCTTTGATAAAGTGGCGCGATTGTTAAAGCTGGGTTATCCCGGTGGCCCAGTGATTGACAAGTTGGCACAACAGGGAAACCCCCAAGCCTTTGCTCTACCAGAAGGAAAAGTTTCTTTACCTGGTGGGGGGTTCCATCGTTATGATGCAAGTTTTAGTGGATTAAAAACGGCTGTATTGCGTTTAGTGCAGCAGTTAGAAAAAGATGGTAGACAAGTACCAGTGGCAGATGTAGCAGCTAGCTTTCAGGAAACCGTCGCGCGATCGCTAACCAAAAGAGCGATCGCCTGTGCCCTAGACTATGGTCTAGACACAATTGCAATTGGTGGCGGTGTAGCAGCGAATAGCGGCTTGAGAAAAAACCTCCAAGCCGCCGCCGTTGAACATAACCTACGCGTCCTATTCCCACCTCTAAAATTCTGTACCGATAACGCCGCCATGATCGGCTGTGCCGCCGCAGAACATCTATCTCGTGGTCATACATCCACCCTCACACTAGGCGTTGAGTCTAGGTTAGCCCTTACCCAGGTGATGAAGTTGTATCAACCTGTAGAGTAG
- a CDS encoding J domain-containing protein yields MSQTFLPPKWLQQLCDPYAVLGISVSADDRQIFKRYHTLAKLLHPDRHAKSCNPNPELATAIFSHLINPAYEQLKHQQKRLIAIAMLRSQARDLEQKPLSSQSAIAQKIIEMSTPQAELFYEEAIACYAEDQYKSLEQFYLVTQQISTLNLVYLRLHKPDLLLTQKAVRILPEVEVKPVELTLDEKTDVKPVLTNYAQRHYQRASEYVRLAKWSLAVQELRDAIKLEPNNSDYYALLGLVHLKQKFIGMARVYIHQALKLNPQNSLALKYAPEVKIQSGENTNPKSMAKVISIAALLSRFRQRKGSQVKW; encoded by the coding sequence ATGTCACAGACCTTCCTACCGCCAAAATGGCTTCAACAGCTTTGTGATCCTTACGCTGTGCTAGGAATTTCTGTGAGTGCTGATGATCGTCAGATTTTTAAACGCTATCACACTTTAGCGAAGCTGCTACATCCCGATCGCCATGCCAAAAGCTGCAATCCAAACCCAGAATTAGCAACGGCAATATTTAGCCATTTAATCAATCCAGCTTATGAACAACTGAAACATCAACAGAAGCGTTTGATTGCGATCGCTATGCTGCGATCGCAAGCAAGAGATTTGGAGCAGAAGCCTTTGTCTTCTCAAAGTGCCATAGCTCAGAAAATTATAGAAATGTCTACACCCCAAGCAGAATTGTTTTACGAGGAAGCGATCGCCTGCTATGCAGAAGATCAATACAAATCATTAGAGCAGTTTTATCTGGTGACGCAACAAATCAGTACACTGAATTTAGTATACTTACGGTTGCATAAACCAGACCTGCTATTAACGCAAAAAGCTGTTCGCATCCTCCCGGAGGTAGAAGTTAAACCAGTTGAATTGACATTAGATGAAAAAACTGATGTCAAACCAGTTTTGACAAACTACGCTCAACGTCACTACCAGCGAGCGAGCGAGTACGTCAGGCTAGCCAAATGGTCCCTAGCTGTGCAAGAATTGCGTGATGCTATCAAATTAGAGCCAAATAACAGCGATTATTATGCCTTATTAGGTTTGGTACATCTCAAACAAAAATTTATCGGGATGGCCAGGGTTTATATTCATCAAGCATTAAAATTGAACCCACAAAATTCACTAGCTTTGAAATACGCTCCCGAAGTGAAAATTCAATCTGGTGAAAACACTAATCCTAAATCAATGGCTAAAGTTATAAGTATTGCGGCTTTATTAAGTCGGTTTAGGCAGCGGAAAGGTTCTCAAGTCAAGTGGTGA
- a CDS encoding GNAT family N-acetyltransferase, whose protein sequence is MGFWKTWFSTPESVAPSRTNPFEEYRADAAGNSNSSSLSEASSKETRIVFSTERDIDLYELEELCDAVGWSRRPLRKVKKAIEHSFLVASMWQVRGNQKRLIGFARATSDHAFNATIWDVVVHPDFQSQGLGKALMKYVLKKLRSEEISNVTLFADPHVVDFYRTMGFMADPEGIKGMFWYPH, encoded by the coding sequence ATGGGTTTTTGGAAAACTTGGTTTAGTACTCCTGAATCTGTAGCGCCTAGTAGGACAAACCCCTTTGAAGAATATAGAGCCGATGCTGCGGGCAACTCCAACTCCAGCAGCCTTAGCGAAGCTTCTTCAAAGGAGACTCGCATCGTCTTCAGTACGGAGCGAGACATTGACCTGTATGAGCTAGAAGAACTCTGTGATGCAGTTGGTTGGTCGCGTCGTCCTCTAAGAAAAGTGAAAAAAGCTATTGAGCATAGTTTTCTTGTCGCCTCAATGTGGCAGGTGAGAGGAAACCAAAAGCGGCTCATTGGTTTTGCCCGTGCTACCTCAGATCACGCGTTTAATGCCACTATTTGGGATGTGGTGGTTCACCCAGACTTTCAAAGTCAAGGACTGGGCAAGGCACTGATGAAATACGTTCTGAAAAAACTTAGGAGTGAAGAAATTAGTAATGTCACTCTCTTCGCCGACCCCCATGTTGTAGATTTCTACCGAACTATGGGGTTTATGGCTGATCCGGAAGGCATTAAAGGCATGTTCTGGTATCCTCACTAG
- the psaJ gene encoding photosystem I reaction center subunit IX, which translates to MADNNNQSSYLVKFITTAPVAATLWLFVTAGILIEFNRFFPDLLFHPLP; encoded by the coding sequence ATGGCAGACAATAACAACCAATCATCCTATTTGGTTAAGTTTATTACTACAGCGCCAGTGGCAGCCACTTTATGGCTGTTCGTCACAGCAGGTATCTTGATTGAATTCAACCGCTTTTTCCCCGATCTACTTTTCCACCCACTGCCATAA